In Archangium violaceum, the following are encoded in one genomic region:
- a CDS encoding quinone-dependent dihydroorotate dehydrogenase, which produces MYRIARALLFLLSAERAHRLGMTLLRWLGHLSGMCRGMRARTLAAVTYDASVKVAGLELAHPVALAAGLDKEAEAVDGLLALGFSAVEVGTLTPRAQPGNPKPRLFRIPEHRALINRMGFNNHGAANAAEHLRARSWHPAPVGVNIGKNKDTPLERAVDDYVACVDTLAPLGDYVVVNASSPNTPGLRKLQEPEQLTALLRAVKERLSRVAPGKPLFLKIAPDLTPEAVDEVVDVALACGLDGLIATNTTIARPFEHPLAKEAGGLSGAPAREPANAVIRRAFARSGGTLPLIGVGGVFTAEDVYEKLRAGASAVQVYTGFIYEGPGMVRRLLEGLGPLLARDGFRSVREAIGADHRVPPPAAAVPERQASHPQA; this is translated from the coding sequence ATGTACCGCATCGCCCGCGCCCTCCTCTTCCTCCTCTCCGCCGAGCGCGCCCACCGGTTGGGGATGACCCTGTTGCGATGGCTCGGGCACCTGTCGGGGATGTGTCGCGGCATGCGCGCGCGGACGCTCGCCGCCGTCACCTATGACGCCTCGGTGAAGGTGGCGGGCCTGGAGCTCGCCCACCCCGTGGCGCTCGCCGCGGGCCTCGACAAGGAGGCCGAGGCCGTGGACGGACTGCTGGCGCTCGGCTTCTCCGCGGTGGAGGTGGGCACGCTCACCCCTCGGGCCCAGCCGGGCAACCCGAAGCCGCGCCTCTTCCGCATCCCCGAGCACCGCGCCCTCATCAACCGCATGGGCTTCAACAACCACGGCGCCGCCAACGCGGCCGAGCACCTCCGCGCGCGCTCGTGGCACCCCGCCCCCGTGGGAGTGAACATCGGCAAGAACAAGGACACGCCGCTGGAGCGCGCCGTGGACGACTACGTCGCCTGCGTGGACACGCTGGCCCCCCTCGGGGACTACGTGGTGGTCAACGCCAGCTCGCCCAACACCCCCGGCCTGCGCAAGCTGCAGGAGCCCGAGCAGCTCACCGCGCTCCTGCGCGCCGTGAAGGAGCGGCTCTCCCGGGTCGCCCCCGGCAAGCCCCTCTTCCTCAAGATCGCCCCGGATCTCACCCCCGAGGCCGTGGACGAGGTGGTGGACGTGGCGCTCGCGTGCGGACTGGACGGGCTCATCGCCACCAACACCACCATCGCCCGCCCCTTCGAGCACCCGCTGGCGAAGGAGGCCGGCGGTCTGTCCGGGGCCCCCGCGCGCGAGCCGGCCAACGCCGTCATCCGCCGGGCCTTCGCTCGCAGCGGGGGCACCCTGCCCCTCATCGGCGTGGGCGGCGTCTTCACCGCCGAGGACGTGTACGAGAAGCTGCGTGCCGGAGCCTCGGCCGTGCAGGTGTACACGGGCTTCATCTACGAGGGCCCGGGCATGGTGCGCCGGCTGCTCGAGGGACTCGGTCCGCTGCTGGCTCGGGACGGTTTCCGCTCGGTGCGCGAGGCCATTGGGGCCGACCACCGTGTCCCTCCGCCGGCCGCCGCCGTGCCCGAGCGCCAGGCCTCGCACCCCCAGGCCTGA